One genomic region from Thermomicrobium sp. 4228-Ro encodes:
- a CDS encoding SDR family NAD(P)-dependent oxidoreductase, translated as MIEDRTLLDWRLDGKVALVTGASSGLGYASALALAEAGADVAVAGRSLDRLAAVCQAIEARGRQAYPVAVDVRDVVQIRRMADEVYDRFGHIDILVNSAGLNIPQPALEVTEDAWDTIMETNAKGLFFCCQAVGRYMVAQRAGRIVNIGSTMGLVGMADRAAYCASKGAVSQLTKVLAIEWAPYNVTVNAVAPTFVETPLTRPYFERIPGFREEVLRRIPFGRLATPEEVAAAVVFLASDAASMITGVTLPVDGGWTAW; from the coding sequence ATGATCGAGGATCGTACATTGCTGGACTGGCGGCTCGACGGCAAGGTCGCACTCGTCACCGGTGCCTCGTCTGGCCTGGGGTATGCGAGTGCGCTCGCTCTCGCCGAAGCGGGCGCCGATGTCGCGGTCGCTGGCCGCTCGCTGGACCGGCTTGCCGCGGTTTGCCAGGCGATCGAAGCGCGCGGCCGACAGGCCTATCCAGTCGCGGTCGACGTTCGCGACGTCGTGCAGATCCGGCGGATGGCCGACGAAGTCTACGATCGATTCGGTCACATCGACATCCTCGTCAACAGCGCTGGACTGAACATTCCTCAGCCCGCGCTCGAGGTAACCGAGGACGCCTGGGATACGATCATGGAGACGAACGCCAAGGGACTCTTCTTCTGCTGCCAGGCGGTCGGACGGTACATGGTCGCCCAGCGCGCCGGTCGGATCGTCAACATCGGCTCGACGATGGGGCTCGTCGGCATGGCCGACCGTGCTGCCTACTGTGCGAGCAAGGGGGCGGTCTCACAACTGACCAAGGTGCTGGCGATCGAATGGGCTCCCTACAACGTCACCGTAAACGCCGTCGCACCGACCTTCGTCGAGACGCCGTTGACCCGCCCCTACTTCGAACGGATCCCTGGGTTTCGCGAGGAAGTCTTGCGCCGCATCCCGTTCGGCCGCCTCGCGACGCCGGAGGAGGTCGCCGCAGCGGTCGTCTTTCTCGCTTCCGATGCCGCCAGCATGATCACCGGCGTGACCTTGCCGGTCGACGGCGGCTGGACCGCTTGGTGA
- a CDS encoding MFS transporter translates to MSDTPPLARPAAAEDVRARSPVRSERQRVRQSFLFGVANGGLLLLGDALIHPVLVLAVFVDRLSESQVLVGLVPALSVSLWFLPQAVAAALVEGRRSQLPWAAWGGVVRALAIGLLAAILLAGSLGSDRQLLIAFFLCYAVYNLAAGFAFVPLVELSARAIPADRRGFFFSQRNFWGALLALLAGLVVQRALASGDAGFTVLFATSFAALALAAYTTLWIAERPAPAQPRSLRAWFHNVPAVLARRSVRRFLVFRSFLALSTIADPFFIVYAQHRLGLPAETAGTYLALSAIARVATNPLWGWVVSRWGNRQLLQVTAMLRLLMPLLAVTLGVLVRWDRFLSLIGDVERFVFIAFSLVFLTYGAALSAQMLANFTAVLDLARPHERPTLVGVTNSVLGVVALVPMLGGLVVDRFGFDAVFVLALMLALLALVTSGLLAGPRRAVR, encoded by the coding sequence ATGTCCGATACTCCGCCGCTTGCCCGACCTGCAGCAGCGGAGGACGTGAGAGCTCGGAGCCCGGTTCGCTCCGAGCGCCAACGCGTCCGACAGAGCTTCCTCTTCGGTGTCGCCAACGGTGGTCTCCTTCTGCTCGGCGATGCACTCATTCACCCGGTCCTCGTCCTGGCTGTCTTCGTCGATCGGCTCAGCGAGAGCCAGGTGCTGGTTGGACTCGTGCCAGCGCTCAGCGTCAGTCTGTGGTTCCTGCCGCAAGCAGTCGCCGCCGCACTGGTCGAAGGACGTCGCTCGCAGCTCCCCTGGGCTGCCTGGGGCGGCGTGGTGCGTGCGCTCGCGATCGGTCTGCTCGCGGCCATCCTCCTCGCTGGCAGTCTCGGTTCCGATCGGCAGCTCCTGATCGCTTTTTTTCTGTGCTATGCGGTATACAACCTCGCCGCTGGTTTCGCCTTCGTGCCGCTCGTCGAACTGAGTGCCCGTGCCATCCCGGCCGATCGACGCGGTTTCTTCTTCAGCCAGCGCAACTTTTGGGGCGCGCTCCTGGCACTTTTAGCTGGTCTGGTCGTCCAGCGGGCACTCGCGAGTGGCGATGCTGGGTTCACCGTCTTGTTCGCCACTTCCTTCGCGGCTCTCGCCCTGGCTGCGTACACGACGCTGTGGATCGCGGAGCGCCCTGCCCCTGCCCAGCCGCGCTCCCTCCGTGCCTGGTTTCACAATGTGCCGGCGGTGCTCGCTCGCCGGTCGGTCCGGCGATTCCTCGTTTTCCGTTCTTTCCTCGCTCTTTCGACGATCGCGGATCCCTTCTTCATCGTGTATGCCCAGCATCGACTCGGCTTGCCCGCCGAGACGGCTGGAACCTACCTCGCTCTTTCGGCCATCGCACGGGTGGCGACGAATCCGCTGTGGGGCTGGGTCGTTTCCCGTTGGGGGAATCGACAGTTGCTGCAGGTCACTGCCATGCTGCGTCTCCTTATGCCGCTCCTGGCAGTGACGCTCGGCGTTCTCGTGCGCTGGGATCGTTTCTTGAGCCTCATCGGCGACGTGGAGCGGTTCGTCTTCATCGCCTTCTCGCTCGTTTTCTTGACTTACGGTGCCGCGCTCTCTGCGCAGATGCTGGCCAACTTCACTGCTGTTCTCGATCTGGCACGCCCGCATGAACGTCCGACCCTCGTCGGCGTGACGAACTCGGTGTTGGGAGTCGTGGCGCTCGTGCCGATGCTCGGTGGACTGGTGGTCGATCGTTTCGGTTTCGACGCCGTTTTCGTGCTGGCGCTCATGCTCGCGCTCCTCGCGCTGGTGACGAGCGGGCTGCTCGCTGGGCCGCGTCGTGCTGTCCGCTGA
- a CDS encoding NAD(P)-dependent oxidoreductase yields the protein MDIGFVGLGNMGRGMVQALLRAGHRVVVWNRTPERADELVALGAVRAATPFEAAEVGVVFTMLADDAATEAVVAGPHGILAGLPRDGIHVASSTLSVRYSAELAERHRTRHQHYVAAPVFGRPDAAAQGALRLVVAGPSSAIERLQPALTALGPQQFVIGERPEQAHAVKLAGNFLILSLVELLSEAFVLVEKAGVPRQRFFEVAAAVYSSPLVERYGRTLLERRFDPPGFRLALGLKDIRLALDLAEATATPLPIADLVRQHALEAIATGKADRDFASLLEVIEAHAGIGHA from the coding sequence ATGGACATCGGTTTCGTCGGGCTGGGGAACATGGGGCGCGGGATGGTGCAGGCTCTGCTCCGCGCCGGACATCGCGTGGTGGTCTGGAACCGAACCCCGGAACGGGCGGACGAACTCGTCGCGCTGGGCGCGGTCCGCGCGGCGACACCGTTCGAGGCTGCCGAGGTCGGTGTCGTCTTCACGATGCTGGCTGACGATGCCGCGACCGAGGCGGTCGTCGCTGGACCGCACGGAATCCTGGCCGGACTCCCGCGCGACGGTATCCATGTCGCCTCGAGCACCCTCAGCGTCCGCTACTCGGCCGAACTGGCCGAGCGTCACCGGACGCGCCACCAGCACTACGTGGCAGCACCCGTCTTCGGGCGACCCGACGCTGCTGCACAGGGTGCATTGCGGCTCGTCGTCGCCGGGCCTTCGTCCGCGATCGAGCGACTCCAGCCAGCGCTCACCGCGCTGGGGCCGCAACAGTTCGTCATCGGCGAGCGCCCCGAGCAGGCGCATGCCGTCAAGCTCGCTGGGAACTTCCTCATCCTGTCGCTGGTCGAGCTCCTCAGCGAAGCGTTCGTCCTCGTCGAGAAGGCGGGCGTCCCGCGCCAGCGCTTTTTCGAGGTCGCTGCCGCTGTCTATTCCTCGCCCCTGGTCGAGCGCTATGGCCGCACGCTCCTCGAGCGTCGCTTCGATCCGCCTGGCTTCCGCCTCGCGTTGGGGCTGAAGGACATACGCCTCGCCCTCGACCTCGCTGAAGCGACTGCGACACCGCTCCCGATTGCCGATCTCGTCCGCCAGCATGCCCTCGAGGCGATCGCGACGGGCAAGGCCGACCGGGACTTCGCCTCGCTGCTCGAGGTGATCGAAGCGCACGCCGGCATCGGTCACGCCTGA
- a CDS encoding serine hydrolase domain-containing protein, which yields MCATARLPDVIAETCRACSVPGMAVGIMTESGRETFVYGVASVDTGCPVRRDTLFQIGSITKVYLATLAMQLVEEGKLALDTPVVSYLPDLQLADPAARETITLRHLLTHTSGLEGDRFDDYGYGDDALARYVAGLRAARQIHPPGRYWSYCNSGFSLAGRVIEVVTGQSFEEAMRERVFRPLGLERTFLFAQEVLGYPFASGHRTDARGRPEVVRDFVLPRSVHPAGGIWATIDDLLTFAASHLGMQPAGARLLSSEGRAQLQTPQVTAANWADAYGLGWAIWSIGTTRAIGHGGSTNGFQAHLTLLPEQRAAVAILTNHERGSAAYVEIETWLLAERFGLRPASPRLVTLPEPELARLAGTYVYPLARISVRAAAGGLWLEAVQTGGLSRQQQERPLPPLFLRPIGRTVFTSGPPRAVPNRVDFVFENDATHPRWIRAFGRLAERTSD from the coding sequence ATGTGTGCAACCGCGAGACTCCCGGACGTCATCGCCGAAACGTGCCGGGCATGCAGTGTTCCGGGCATGGCGGTGGGAATCATGACCGAGAGTGGTCGCGAAACGTTCGTCTACGGCGTGGCGAGCGTCGACACCGGGTGTCCGGTCCGTCGCGACACGCTCTTCCAGATCGGCTCGATCACCAAGGTCTATCTCGCGACACTGGCCATGCAGCTGGTCGAGGAAGGAAAGCTCGCCTTGGACACGCCGGTGGTCTCGTACCTTCCGGACCTCCAGCTGGCTGATCCGGCAGCGCGCGAGACCATCACGCTGCGTCACCTCTTGACGCACACGAGCGGACTGGAAGGCGATCGGTTCGACGACTACGGCTACGGCGACGACGCGCTGGCACGGTACGTTGCGGGGCTGCGCGCAGCGCGGCAGATCCATCCACCCGGCCGCTACTGGAGCTACTGCAATAGTGGTTTCTCGCTCGCTGGACGCGTGATCGAGGTAGTGACCGGACAGTCCTTCGAGGAGGCGATGCGGGAGCGCGTCTTCAGACCACTCGGGTTGGAGCGCACATTCCTCTTCGCTCAAGAAGTCCTCGGCTATCCCTTCGCCTCCGGTCACCGGACAGACGCCCGGGGCCGCCCCGAGGTGGTGCGTGACTTCGTCTTGCCGCGGAGCGTGCATCCGGCTGGTGGTATCTGGGCGACGATCGACGACCTCTTGACCTTCGCCGCGTCACACCTGGGGATGCAGCCGGCAGGCGCGCGGCTGCTTTCGTCCGAGGGTCGCGCGCAACTCCAGACGCCGCAGGTGACGGCCGCGAACTGGGCAGACGCCTACGGACTCGGCTGGGCTATCTGGTCGATCGGAACGACACGGGCGATCGGGCACGGTGGTTCGACCAACGGGTTCCAGGCGCACCTCACGCTCCTGCCGGAGCAGCGCGCGGCGGTGGCGATCCTGACGAACCACGAGCGAGGGAGTGCAGCCTACGTCGAGATCGAGACCTGGCTCCTGGCCGAGCGGTTCGGTCTTCGCCCGGCGTCACCACGGCTGGTCACGCTACCGGAACCGGAGCTCGCTCGTCTGGCCGGCACCTACGTGTATCCGCTGGCGCGGATCAGCGTGCGGGCAGCGGCTGGCGGGCTCTGGCTGGAGGCGGTGCAGACGGGTGGGCTGAGCCGGCAGCAGCAGGAACGGCCGCTGCCACCGCTGTTCCTGCGACCGATCGGCCGGACGGTCTTCACGAGCGGGCCACCGCGTGCCGTGCCCAACCGGGTCGACTTCGTGTTCGAGAACGACGCGACGCACCCGCGGTGGATCCGCGCCTTCGGCCGGCTGGCCGAGCGGACGAGCGACTGA
- a CDS encoding nitroreductase, producing the protein MSECMTSEARAILTAIRERRSVKRVRPDPVPRELIERVLEAAVWAPNHHLTQPWRFFVLTGAARLALGDVLARDPALSPDKREVIRQKPLRAPVVVAVAVEPDPNRPLLDEIAAGAAAIQNMLLAAHALGLGAIWRTGRAIDDPAVKAFFGLSDRAVLLGFVYLGFPATVPEPPARRPASDCTVWFDTALAQDALARVLRGSHR; encoded by the coding sequence GTGAGCGAATGTATGACCAGCGAGGCACGAGCTATCCTCACCGCCATCCGCGAGCGACGCAGTGTCAAAAGGGTGCGGCCGGATCCGGTGCCGCGCGAGCTGATCGAACGAGTACTCGAAGCAGCCGTCTGGGCTCCGAACCACCACCTCACCCAGCCGTGGCGGTTCTTCGTCCTGACCGGTGCGGCGCGCCTCGCGCTCGGCGACGTGCTGGCGCGTGATCCCGCACTCTCTCCCGACAAGCGCGAGGTGATCCGGCAGAAGCCGCTCCGCGCGCCAGTCGTCGTCGCCGTCGCGGTCGAACCTGATCCGAACCGGCCGCTCCTCGACGAGATCGCCGCGGGTGCGGCAGCTATCCAGAACATGCTGCTGGCCGCTCACGCGCTCGGTCTCGGCGCGATCTGGCGCACCGGTCGCGCGATCGACGATCCGGCCGTGAAAGCGTTCTTCGGCCTCTCCGACCGTGCAGTTCTCCTCGGTTTCGTCTATCTCGGTTTTCCAGCTACCGTTCCAGAGCCACCAGCGCGTCGCCCGGCCAGCGACTGTACCGTCTGGTTCGACACCGCGCTGGCGCAGGATGCCCTCGCGCGTGTTCTTCGAGGCTCGCATCGCTGA
- the pdxH gene encoding pyridoxamine 5'-phosphate oxidase: MLRPLHRWEHQDHPLRRWDLAEDPLEQFLRWYREAEAADLRYPNAMAVATATADGKPSVRMVLLRQVDERGFVFYTNLESRKGREIAENPHAALLFYWEPLERQVRVEGYVELVAPEEADEYFATRPYGSQISAWASRQSEPIASREELDRLHREFAARFPEGNVPRPPYWGGYRVIPERYEFWQGRPDRLHDRFRYERQPDGSWVIVRLQP; encoded by the coding sequence GTGCTGCGACCGCTGCACCGCTGGGAACATCAGGATCACCCGCTGCGAAGGTGGGATCTGGCGGAAGACCCGTTGGAGCAGTTTCTCCGCTGGTACCGCGAAGCGGAAGCAGCGGACCTGCGGTATCCGAACGCGATGGCGGTGGCGACCGCGACGGCGGACGGCAAGCCATCGGTTCGCATGGTACTGCTCCGGCAAGTGGACGAGCGGGGTTTCGTTTTCTACACGAACTTGGAGAGCCGCAAAGGACGCGAGATCGCCGAGAATCCGCATGCCGCACTGCTCTTCTACTGGGAACCGCTGGAGCGGCAAGTGCGGGTCGAGGGATACGTGGAGTTGGTCGCGCCGGAGGAAGCCGACGAATACTTCGCGACACGCCCGTACGGTAGCCAGATCAGCGCCTGGGCATCGCGACAGAGTGAGCCGATCGCCTCGCGAGAAGAACTCGACCGGCTGCATCGCGAGTTCGCCGCGCGCTTCCCCGAGGGAAACGTGCCGCGGCCACCCTATTGGGGTGGATACCGGGTGATACCGGAGCGCTACGAGTTCTGGCAGGGACGCCCCGATCGCTTGCACGACCGGTTCCGCTACGAGCGGCAACCTGACGGCAGCTGGGTGATCGTCCGGCTGCAACCGTAG
- a CDS encoding AI-2E family transporter — translation MQVIDRIRQSRELLVITALLALVLGYLLLHLAHILTPFIVAAVFAYLVHPLVDWVERRSRLPRAFVIVILYVVLFGALVFAGVLVAPSLGQQVQSLAHLVPDIVETIEQRLARSPEIRIGEIVIDTSAVLDRLDAAAQALAERFSRAAVPLVLATVEALIKSFVFFLVSFYGLLQGRSLVARLRALAPRRHQRTVGRILSQVDATFRAYVRAQLVLFAIVATATYVALTILQIKYRLALAVATGLLELIPFVGPWTAGAIAVSVALTQGTAPFGWSALQLALVVAAVYLVLRILEDHFVIPQLVGHFVRLHPVVVLFGVLAGASVAGILGLLLAVPTLAALKIVVLSVLEELRHPPPRQILALENRSHLCDLPVWIASPARRDVVLIVPPGIVEWSDLPLFQDISRNALEHDVEVAVVTPDPVARSLATAVGLPVVSRLPSGWGAEAEVVNALGTTHRAPREAMQDSAAR, via the coding sequence ATGCAGGTCATCGATCGGATCCGCCAATCGCGCGAGCTGCTCGTCATCACCGCGCTGCTTGCGCTCGTCCTCGGTTATCTGCTGCTCCATCTCGCCCATATCCTGACACCCTTCATCGTGGCAGCGGTGTTCGCCTACCTCGTCCATCCGCTGGTCGATTGGGTCGAGCGTCGGAGTCGCCTGCCACGCGCGTTCGTGATCGTCATCCTGTACGTCGTCCTGTTCGGTGCACTCGTGTTCGCGGGTGTCCTCGTTGCGCCCTCGCTCGGCCAGCAGGTGCAGTCCTTGGCGCACCTGGTCCCCGATATCGTCGAGACGATCGAGCAACGGCTGGCACGAAGTCCGGAGATCCGCATCGGTGAGATCGTCATCGACACGTCTGCCGTCCTCGATCGCCTTGATGCCGCTGCTCAGGCGCTTGCCGAGCGCTTCAGCCGGGCGGCTGTCCCGTTGGTCCTCGCCACCGTCGAGGCGCTCATCAAGTCGTTCGTCTTCTTCCTCGTCAGCTTCTACGGTCTCCTCCAGGGCCGATCGCTGGTCGCGCGTCTACGCGCCCTCGCCCCGCGCCGACACCAGCGGACGGTCGGTCGGATCCTCAGTCAGGTCGACGCAACCTTCCGTGCCTATGTCCGCGCCCAACTCGTCCTCTTCGCGATCGTGGCGACGGCGACCTACGTCGCGCTCACGATCTTGCAGATCAAGTACCGGCTCGCGCTCGCGGTCGCGACTGGTCTCCTCGAGCTCATCCCCTTCGTCGGCCCCTGGACCGCTGGCGCGATCGCCGTCAGCGTCGCTCTGACCCAGGGAACCGCGCCGTTCGGATGGTCCGCGCTTCAGCTGGCGTTGGTCGTCGCCGCCGTCTACCTGGTGCTCCGCATTCTGGAGGATCACTTCGTCATCCCGCAGCTGGTCGGACACTTCGTTCGCCTGCATCCCGTGGTTGTCCTCTTCGGTGTGCTCGCCGGTGCGAGCGTTGCGGGGATCCTCGGGCTCCTCCTCGCTGTGCCCACCCTCGCCGCGCTCAAGATCGTCGTGCTCTCGGTCCTGGAGGAACTCCGCCATCCGCCACCCCGGCAGATCCTCGCACTGGAGAATCGCTCCCACTTGTGCGATCTCCCAGTCTGGATCGCGTCGCCTGCACGGCGCGACGTGGTTCTGATCGTTCCACCTGGTATCGTCGAATGGAGCGACCTCCCACTGTTCCAGGACATCAGCCGCAACGCCCTCGAGCACGATGTGGAGGTCGCTGTCGTAACGCCTGACCCAGTGGCGCGGAGCCTCGCCACAGCCGTCGGCCTTCCTGTGGTGAGCCGTCTGCCCTCCGGCTGGGGGGCTGAAGCGGAAGTCGTCAATGCTCTCGGGACTACCCATCGTGCTCCTCGAGAAGCGATGCAGGACTCAGCAGCACGCTGA
- a CDS encoding cysteine hydrolase family protein, translating into MKPAVLVIDMLNDFVTGRLGNERVRSVVVPLQGLLERARAAGIPVVYVGDAHLPSDPEMAVWGPHAMKGTKEAETIPELAPQSSDIVLEKRTYSAFYETGLDLLLRSLGVDTVVITGLHTNICCRHTAADAFARAYAIVVPEDCVNAFTEEEHREGIAYLHRVYGARITTSEELAREWAARQTLVG; encoded by the coding sequence ATGAAGCCGGCAGTTCTGGTCATCGACATGCTGAACGATTTCGTGACCGGTCGGCTCGGCAACGAGCGTGTCCGGAGCGTCGTTGTGCCTCTGCAAGGACTCCTCGAGCGGGCGCGGGCTGCAGGGATACCGGTGGTGTACGTCGGGGACGCCCATCTGCCGAGCGATCCGGAAATGGCTGTGTGGGGTCCGCATGCGATGAAGGGGACGAAGGAGGCAGAGACGATTCCGGAACTCGCACCGCAGTCGAGCGACATCGTGTTAGAGAAGCGGACATACAGCGCCTTCTACGAGACGGGGCTCGACCTGCTGCTCCGGTCGCTCGGTGTCGATACCGTCGTGATCACCGGTCTGCATACGAATATCTGCTGTCGGCATACGGCTGCCGATGCGTTCGCGCGGGCCTACGCGATCGTGGTTCCTGAGGACTGCGTCAACGCCTTCACGGAAGAGGAGCACCGCGAGGGGATCGCGTACCTGCACCGCGTGTACGGTGCGCGCATCACGACGAGCGAGGAACTCGCGCGCGAATGGGCAGCACGCCAGACGCTTGTCGGTTGA
- a CDS encoding HIT family protein gives MTACTFCSIAGGELPAVLVYDDDRLLAFLDHRPLFPGHTLVIPRAHVPTLAELPEDLLLPLFGLVQRLTRAIPLALEAHGTFVGINNRVSQSVPHLHVHVVPRRRGDGLRGFFWPRQRYASSEAMQEVAERIRLALAQA, from the coding sequence ATGACAGCGTGCACCTTTTGCAGCATCGCCGGAGGCGAACTTCCCGCTGTGCTGGTGTACGACGACGATCGATTGCTGGCCTTCCTCGACCACCGGCCGCTCTTCCCCGGTCATACCCTCGTCATTCCTCGCGCCCATGTGCCGACACTGGCCGAACTCCCGGAGGACCTCCTGTTACCCTTGTTCGGGCTGGTCCAGCGATTGACGCGGGCGATCCCCCTCGCGCTCGAGGCGCACGGGACGTTCGTCGGGATCAACAACCGGGTGAGCCAGAGCGTACCGCACCTCCACGTGCATGTCGTCCCGCGACGACGCGGTGACGGCCTGCGCGGCTTTTTCTGGCCGCGACAGCGGTACGCGTCCAGCGAGGCGATGCAGGAGGTCGCGGAACGGATCCGTCTCGCGCTCGCGCAGGCGTGA
- a CDS encoding GMC oxidoreductase produces the protein MRSQRVRYDVVIIGTGMGGGTLAAGLCDTGLRVLLVERGDFLPVEAENWQVDAVFGARRYRTRETWLDGEGRPFVPNLHPWVGGNTKVYGAALVRLRREDLVPVEHVEGISPGWPITYQDLEPYYYLAEQLYGVHGCTGDDPTEPPRSCPYPYPPVPHEPLVAELAEGLRQVGLHPSALPLGVDFGPQGRCVTCQTCDGFPCQIHAKADADIRAVRPALRYPTVQLLTRTVARRLLTDTTGRRIRAVEVETGGQVSEIVAEQFVVACGAVHSAALLLRSANDKHPQGLANRSGVVGRNLMTHHNTLLMAIDRGRPNPTTFQKTLAVFDFYWRTPDFPYPAGSMQLIGKRSPETITLSFPGIAAEDARELAAHSVDWWLLSEDLPHPDNRVTVSRGGQIRLDWRPTNWAAHAALLRTARAVLEACGYREFLVQPIEIDGVAHFCGTVRFGDDPATSALDPTCQAWEIENLCVVDASVFPSSGAVNPALTVAALALRAADRLRRQFGIRAPVRDTIARLAGAVGGD, from the coding sequence ATGCGCTCGCAGCGAGTACGCTACGACGTCGTCATCATCGGAACAGGAATGGGCGGTGGGACGCTCGCAGCCGGGCTCTGCGACACCGGGCTGCGCGTGCTTCTCGTGGAACGCGGCGACTTCCTGCCAGTGGAGGCAGAGAACTGGCAGGTCGATGCAGTCTTCGGCGCACGCCGGTACCGTACCCGCGAGACCTGGCTCGACGGCGAGGGGCGGCCGTTCGTCCCGAACCTGCATCCCTGGGTCGGCGGGAACACGAAGGTCTACGGCGCCGCGCTGGTACGCCTGCGGCGCGAGGATCTTGTACCGGTCGAGCATGTCGAGGGAATCTCGCCAGGCTGGCCGATCACCTACCAGGACCTCGAACCGTATTACTACCTGGCTGAGCAGCTGTATGGCGTGCACGGCTGCACCGGCGACGACCCGACTGAACCGCCACGCTCTTGCCCCTACCCGTACCCACCCGTCCCGCACGAACCATTGGTCGCGGAACTGGCCGAAGGGTTGCGTCAGGTAGGCCTCCATCCCTCCGCGCTCCCGCTCGGGGTCGACTTCGGCCCGCAGGGCAGGTGCGTCACCTGCCAGACCTGTGACGGGTTTCCTTGCCAGATCCATGCCAAGGCGGATGCCGACATCCGGGCGGTCCGGCCTGCGCTCCGGTATCCGACCGTGCAGCTGCTGACACGGACCGTCGCACGCCGCCTCCTCACCGATACGACCGGCCGGCGGATCCGTGCCGTCGAGGTGGAAACTGGCGGGCAGGTCTCCGAGATCGTGGCCGAGCAGTTCGTGGTGGCCTGCGGGGCAGTCCACTCGGCAGCGCTCCTGCTCCGTTCGGCAAACGACAAGCACCCACAGGGACTCGCGAACCGATCGGGTGTCGTCGGGCGGAACCTCATGACACACCACAACACGTTGCTCATGGCGATCGACCGGGGGCGTCCCAATCCGACGACGTTCCAAAAGACACTCGCGGTCTTCGACTTCTACTGGCGGACGCCGGACTTTCCGTATCCAGCTGGCTCGATGCAGCTGATCGGCAAACGATCGCCAGAGACGATCACGCTCTCGTTCCCCGGTATCGCAGCGGAGGACGCTCGTGAACTGGCCGCTCACAGCGTGGACTGGTGGCTGCTCTCCGAGGACCTGCCCCATCCGGACAACCGGGTGACGGTCTCGCGTGGCGGGCAAATTCGGCTCGACTGGCGACCGACGAACTGGGCGGCGCACGCGGCGCTCCTGCGCACCGCGCGTGCGGTATTGGAGGCGTGCGGATATCGCGAGTTCCTCGTGCAACCGATCGAGATCGACGGCGTCGCGCACTTCTGCGGAACGGTGCGCTTCGGAGACGATCCCGCGACATCCGCCCTCGATCCCACCTGCCAGGCGTGGGAGATCGAGAATCTCTGCGTAGTCGACGCGTCAGTGTTCCCGTCCTCGGGAGCGGTCAATCCGGCGCTGACGGTCGCAGCGCTGGCACTCCGGGCGGCCGATCGGTTGCGGCGGCAGTTCGGCATTCGAGCACCGGTCCGCGATACGATCGCACGGCTGGCCGGTGCAGTCGGCGGTGACTGA